The nucleotide window CACGGAGAGGTCTTTGTCACGGAGGACGGGACTGAGACTGACCTTGACCTCGGCCATTACGAGAGGTTTACCGACATAAGCACATCGCGGAAGAATAATGTGACGGCCGGGCAGATCTATGATGCGATCATCTGCAAGGAAAGAAGGGGAGATTTCCTAGGGAGCACCGTGCAGGTGATCCCGCATGTAACTGACGAAATCAAATCAAGAGCAAAGGAGCTCTCTTCGGCAACCGGGGCCGACATCGTGATTGTCGAAATCGGCGGCACAGTCGGCGACATAGAAAGCCTTCCTTTCCTTGAGGCAATCCGCCAGCTGAGGCTCGAGCTCGGCAGGGATAACACGGCATTTATCCATGTCACCCTTGTTCCCTTCATAAAGGCCGCGAGGGAGATCAAGACCAAGCCGACCCAACACAGTGTCAAGGAGCTTCGGCAGATCGGAATTGACCCGGACATCCTTCTGTGCAGGACTGAGCAGAGGATTTCAAGAGATCTCAAGGAGAAGATAGCCCTTTTCTGCAACGTTTCCGCGGAGGCAGTTATCCAGGCACTGGATGTGGAATCAATCTACGAGGTGCCTCTCGTCTTTCACGAAGATGGATTGGACGAGCTCGTTCTGAAGCTCCTCAGGCTTGAAGGAGGAAGGCCTCAGCTGGATTCGTGGCGGGAGATGGTTGAACGGATTTCGGCTTCACGGGACCGTGTGACCGTGGCAGTGTGCGGCAAGTACACTCATTTGCGGGACGCGTACAAGAGCATAGTCGAGGCCCTTGTCCACGCCGGAGTGGCGAACGGGGTGAGCATCGACATAAGGTGGGTTGAATCGGAGGACATAGAGAAGAACGGTGCGTCGAGTCATCTTCAGGGGGTTCACGGCCTGCTTGTCCCGGGCGGTTTCGGTGAAAGGGGCATAAACGGAAAGCTGGAGGCAGTGAGATTTGCCAGGGAGACTGGGCTTCCGTTTTTTGGCATCTGTCTGGGAATGCAGTGTGCGGTGATCGAATTCGCAAGAAACGTCTGCGGACTTGAAGGGGCAAACAGCACCGAGTTTGATGAACACACCCCGCATCCGGTGATAGATCTGATGGAAGAACAGAAGAGGAAAAGCCAGATGGGCGGGAGCATGAGGCTTGGCTCCTACCCGTGCGAGCTCAAACAAGGATTCAAGGCGATCGCAGCCTACGGGACGGATGCCATTTCGGAGCGACACAGACACAGGTATGAGATGAATCCGCGTTACGAGTCAATTCTCGCGGAGAGAGGCCTCCACGTAGCCGGAATTCATCCCGCTGCCGCGCTGGTCGAGATAGTCGAGCTCAAAGGGCATCCCTGGTTCGTTGGAGTCCAGTTCCACCCGGAGTTCAAATCAAGACCTGAAAAAGCCAGCCCGCTCTTTAAGGGATTCATTTCGGCCGCAATTGAAAGAAGAAGAGGAAGCCCCAGGATTCTGAGCGGCAGGGGAACCTGAATATGGGCCATGTTCCGATTGGGGACAGAATTATCGTAGGAGAAAGACTTGCTTTGATCGCCGGTCCCTGCGTGATTGAAGACGAGTCAATGGTCTTGAAGACAGCCGGCAGGCTGAGGACGATTTCCTCGAAGCTCGGCCTTCCGTTTGTTTTCAAATCTTCCTACAGCAAGGAAAACAGGTCGTCAATATCATCATACTCCGGCCCCGGCATAGATGAAGGATTGAGGATTCTCAACAGGGTGAAAACTGAGGAGAACGTCCCGGTGCTGTCCGATGTTCACTGCAGGGAAGAAGTCAAGAAGGCCGCGGAGGTGCTTGATGTGCTCCAGGTCCCGGCATTCCTGTCGAGACAGACTCCTCTTCTTCTTGCATGTGCGAGAACCGGGAAACCCGTGAATGTCAAAAAGGGTCAGTTCATTGCGCCGCAGGATATGGCACTGGTCGTTGAGAAGATCGAATCCGTTGGCGGAAAGAAGATCCTTCTGACTGAGCGCGGGACTTTCTTCGGGTACGGGAACCTGGTCGTTGACATGAGGTCTATTCCCATCATGAAACGTTTTGGCTACCCGGTTGTCTTTGATGTGACTCACAGTCTGCAGCTTCCTGGCGGGAAGGAGGCGGGCGGGAGCCCTTCATTTGCACTTCCACTCGCGAAGGCGGCCGTGGCTTGCGGGGCAGATGCGTTGTTCATCGAGACGCATCCGGACCCGCCGAACGCTCTTTCAGACCGGACAACCATGATACCGTTGGACAAGATGGAAGAATTCCTTGGCGATGTGCTGAGGGTGAGGAATGCTTTGTGACAAAACTTCTGTTTCTTGACGTGGACGGTGTCCTCACCGACGGAAAAGTGGTATTTGGGAGGCACGAAGAGTTCAGGAACTTCAACGTGCTGGATGGGGTGGGAATCTTCATGGCCAAAGGGGCAGGACTGAACGTTGTCCTGATCTCGGGCAAAACCTGCGACGCCGTGGATAAGAGGGCGTCGGAGCTCGGGGTGGAGTGCCATCAGGGAGTGATTAGCAAGCTTGAACTTGTGAACGAAATACTGAAGAGGGATGGAATCTCCCTGCATGAGGCTGCTTTCGTGGGTGATGACCTCCCTGACCTCGAGCCGATGAAAGCTGTCGGCTTTCCAATTGCGGTCCAGAATGCCGTGGCTGAGGTGAAACAGATTTCGAAGGCTGTGACATCGATAAAGGGCGGGGAAGGCGCAGTCAGGGAAGCCATTGAGCTTATCCTAAAGAAGGAAGGAAAATGGGGTGAGGCACTCCTTTCGTATCAGCGGGCGTCAACCCGGACGAGATGAAATGCCGTCTGTCCAGGGAAGCTGCCGTTGTTCTGCGGGAAAACCGGACGGAATACGGGAGAGAACGATTCACTGATGAAAGTGAAAGACGTTACATCGGCACTTGAGATTGCCAAAGAAGTGATCTCCAAGGAAGGGCTGGCACTTCTTTCACTTTCTGAGAAGCTTGGCCCCGGCTTCGCGGAAGCAGTTGACGGCATCCTGAAAACAAGAGGGCGAGTGATCGTTTCTGGAGTCGGAAAGTCCGGGATAGCTGCGAGCAAGATTGCCGCCACGTTCACAAGCACCGGAACACCCTCCTTTTTTATTCATCCCGTGGAGGCCGTTCATGGAGACCTCGGACTGGTGACTTCCGAAGACAGTGTACTCTTTGTCTCAAAGAGCGGCGAATCCGACGAGCTGTGCGAGCTTCTCCCCGTGGTAAAGAGACTCGGACCTCTCATAATCAGCATAACAGAGAGCCGGAAAAGCTCTCTTGGTCGCGAGTGCGATATCGTGATAGAGACAGGCCGGCTGGAAGAGGCATGCCCTTTTGACCTGGTTCCCACGACCAGCACGACTGCAGTTCTTGCGGTTGGCGATGCCCTCGCGATAGCTCTTCTTAGAAAAAGGGGACTGAAGAAAGAGGATTTTGCTTTCTTTCACCCTGGAGGGGCAATCGGAAGGACAATGAGGCTCAGGGTGGGGGACATAATGCGCAGGGGAGACGAGGTGCCCATTGTTTCAGAAGATGAGACGATGAAGGGTGCGATTCTTGAGATTATGAAGAAAAGGCTCGGAGTCACGACTGTTGTCAACCGGGAAGGAAAACTCACAGGCATTGTTACTGATGGCGACATAAAGAGGATCCTGGTCAGGAACGAAGACATAATGAAGCTCAGGGTGGGGGATGTAAAGACGCCCGGACCCAGAACCATTCAGGAGGATGAGCTGGTTGCGACGGCGGTGCGGCTGATGGAGGAGAATACTCCGGGGCCGATAACAAGCCTGGTCGTTGTGGATGAGCACATGGTTCCCGTGGGACTCCTTCACATGCACGACTGTTTAAGGGCAGGGCAGGCAGCTCGCCCCAACCGATGAAATGCCGGACAGTGTGCTTTTACCAGG belongs to Candidatus Eisenbacteria bacterium and includes:
- a CDS encoding HAD hydrolase family protein; translated protein: MTKLLFLDVDGVLTDGKVVFGRHEEFRNFNVLDGVGIFMAKGAGLNVVLISGKTCDAVDKRASELGVECHQGVISKLELVNEILKRDGISLHEAAFVGDDLPDLEPMKAVGFPIAVQNAVAEVKQISKAVTSIKGGEGAVREAIELILKKEGKWGEALLSYQRASTRTR
- the kdsA gene encoding 3-deoxy-8-phosphooctulonate synthase translates to MGHVPIGDRIIVGERLALIAGPCVIEDESMVLKTAGRLRTISSKLGLPFVFKSSYSKENRSSISSYSGPGIDEGLRILNRVKTEENVPVLSDVHCREEVKKAAEVLDVLQVPAFLSRQTPLLLACARTGKPVNVKKGQFIAPQDMALVVEKIESVGGKKILLTERGTFFGYGNLVVDMRSIPIMKRFGYPVVFDVTHSLQLPGGKEAGGSPSFALPLAKAAVACGADALFIETHPDPPNALSDRTTMIPLDKMEEFLGDVLRVRNAL
- a CDS encoding KpsF/GutQ family sugar-phosphate isomerase yields the protein MKVKDVTSALEIAKEVISKEGLALLSLSEKLGPGFAEAVDGILKTRGRVIVSGVGKSGIAASKIAATFTSTGTPSFFIHPVEAVHGDLGLVTSEDSVLFVSKSGESDELCELLPVVKRLGPLIISITESRKSSLGRECDIVIETGRLEEACPFDLVPTTSTTAVLAVGDALAIALLRKRGLKKEDFAFFHPGGAIGRTMRLRVGDIMRRGDEVPIVSEDETMKGAILEIMKKRLGVTTVVNREGKLTGIVTDGDIKRILVRNEDIMKLRVGDVKTPGPRTIQEDELVATAVRLMEENTPGPITSLVVVDEHMVPVGLLHMHDCLRAGQAARPNR
- a CDS encoding CTP synthase yields the protein MAKYAFITGGVVSSLGKGIAAASLGFLLKARGIKVALQKYDPYLNVDPGTMSPFQHGEVFVTEDGTETDLDLGHYERFTDISTSRKNNVTAGQIYDAIICKERRGDFLGSTVQVIPHVTDEIKSRAKELSSATGADIVIVEIGGTVGDIESLPFLEAIRQLRLELGRDNTAFIHVTLVPFIKAAREIKTKPTQHSVKELRQIGIDPDILLCRTEQRISRDLKEKIALFCNVSAEAVIQALDVESIYEVPLVFHEDGLDELVLKLLRLEGGRPQLDSWREMVERISASRDRVTVAVCGKYTHLRDAYKSIVEALVHAGVANGVSIDIRWVESEDIEKNGASSHLQGVHGLLVPGGFGERGINGKLEAVRFARETGLPFFGICLGMQCAVIEFARNVCGLEGANSTEFDEHTPHPVIDLMEEQKRKSQMGGSMRLGSYPCELKQGFKAIAAYGTDAISERHRHRYEMNPRYESILAERGLHVAGIHPAAALVEIVELKGHPWFVGVQFHPEFKSRPEKASPLFKGFISAAIERRRGSPRILSGRGT